A genomic window from Lotus japonicus ecotype B-129 chromosome 1, LjGifu_v1.2 includes:
- the LOC130715035 gene encoding uncharacterized protein LOC130715035: MESEVTNNSIVLYSSQTPQSSGYMPVVPENFPSVDVPEFPEFSTQVNLGGGSADNEVNEVTPKSKKALSPAWNTAQNLVLISGWINCGTSSVVGRNQKGETFWRDIAEYCNEYCNEYCNEHCSFDPPRDWVACRNRWNYMNARLGKWIGAYDSAKREQRSGWSEDDVIAKAQELFASGKIGQFTLMEEWRALRDQPWCEVSYIQNSQIEEAYVLNRFRERRRKIREDTAPRSRKYLGRDHTAANQRLIGDYFANEPTYDDAMFRRRYRMQKHIFLRIVDDLSSSDNYFTQRVDAANKQGISPLAKCTTAMRMLAYGVAADAVDEYIKIGGTTTLECLRRFCKGIIRLYEQQYLRAPTQEDLQRILHANDMRGFPGMIGSIDCMHWEWKNCPKAWEGQFTRGDKGTTTVILEAVATYDLWIWHAFFGCPGTLNNINVLDRSPVFDDVEQGKAPAVNFFVNGRPYNMAYYLADGIYPSYPTFVKTIRLPQSEPDKLFAKVQEGCRKDIERAFGVLQARFKIIREPARLWDIDDLSIIMRSCIILHNMIVEDERDSYAQRWTDFEQSGEGGSSTQQPYSTEVLPAFANHVRARSELRDSNVHHELQADLVKHIWAKFGMSRD; encoded by the exons atattcatctcaaacaccccagtctagtggttatatgccagtggttcctgaaaattttccgagtgttgatgtgccggaatttccggaattttcaacacaagtcaatcttggtggcgggtcagctgataatgaagttaatgaagtcactcctaagagcaaaaaaGCCCTTTCacccgcatggaacactgcacaaaatctagtgctaattagtgggtggattaattgtggaacaagcagtgttgtcggaagaaaccagaaaggagaaacattttggagagatattgctgagtattgtaatgagtattgtaatgagtattgtaatgagcattgctcattcgatcctccgcgcgattgggttgcctgccgaaaccgttggaattatatgaacgCAAGAttgggtaaatggattggcgcttatgatagcgctaagcgtgagcaacgaagcggttggtcggaggatgatgttatcgcaaaagcgcaggaattattcgcaagtgggaagattggtcaatttactttgatggaagaatggcgcgctctccgtgatcaacca TGGTgtgaagtct CATACATTCAAAatagtcaaattgaagaagcttatgtactCAACCGATTTAGAGAGCGTCGAAGAAAAATTCGAGAAGATACTGCACCTCGTAGTAGAAAATATCTCGGTAGAGATCATACAGCGGCAAACCAGAGGCTAATtggcgactactttgccaatgagcctacatatgacgatgcaatgtttcgtcgtcggtaccggatgcaaaaacatattttccttcgaatcgttgatgacctttcaagtagtgataactacttcacccaacgcgttgatgcagccaataaacaaggtatatcacccttagcaaaatgtaccacagcaatgcgaatgttagcatatggtgtggcagcagatgcggtcgatgagtacatcaaaattggaggtactacaacattggagtgtttacgtagattctgtaaaggaatcatacgattgtatgagcaacagtacctgagagcaccaacccaagaagacctgcaaagaatactacatgctaatgacatgcgggggttcccaggcatgatcgggagtattgactgcatgcattgggagtggaaaaattgtcctaaagcatgggaaggtcaatttactagaggggataagggaaccacaacagttattcttgaagcagttgcaacttatgacctatggatctggcatgccttttttggatgtcctggaacgttgaacaacataaacgttctagatcggtcaccagtgtttgatgacgtggaacagggaaaggctccagctgtgaatttctttgtgaatggtcgtccctataatatggcatactatctagccgatggtatctatccttcttatccaactttcgtcaaaacgattagacttcctcaaagtgaacccgataagttatttgcaaaagttcaggagggatgtcggaaggacattgaacgtgcatttggagttcttcaagctcgttttaaaatcatccgtgaaccagctcgcttgtgggacatagatgacttgagtatcattatgaggtcatgcatcatattacataatatgattgtcgaggatgaacgagattcatatgctcaacgttggaccgattttgagcaatctggggaaggtggatctagtacacagcaaccatactcgactgaggttttacccgcttttgcaaatcatgtgcgtgctagatccgagttgcgtgattcaaatgttcatcatgaactgcaagcagatctagtgaagcacatctgggcaaagtttggaatgtctcgggattga